The stretch of DNA GATAGCGAGCCTTTTTATTATAAAACCACGCAATTGCCTTTTTTTGATAAAAACCTGCATCGATTATCAAAAAAGATATCGGCCAGTTGCTTTCTCGGACATGTAAGAGGTGTTGCCTATAGCACAGAGGAGACTGTATCCGAGCAGAATGTTCACCCGTTTAAGTTGGACAATACTCAACTGGCCCTGGCTCATAATGGTACTTTGGAACATATATCGATAATGAAGCAGGTTCTCACCCAGCGAATCAAACCGGATGTATTTTCGCAAATCAGAGGAACTACTGATAGTGAATGGATCTATGCTTTATTTCTCTCTCAACTCAGAGATTACACTGCGGATGTTTCGCTCGACGAAGCATGGGAATCACTGATTGAAACATTAAGAATTCTTCGTGAAGTGCGGCAGCTTTGCAAAATAGAGCTGGCGTCACCGGTTAATCTTTTTGTCACTAATGGAAAATATCTGATTGTAACCCGGTTTGTTTATGATTTCGGCCGTAACACCAGACAGGTACAAAAGGCTTTTCTGGAATATCACAGTTTATGGGTCACCTTTGGTGAGCAGTACGGTGTGTATGATGGGGTATATAAAATGCATGGCTTCAATAAGCGGAATAATATTTTATTCGCTTCAGAGCCCTTAACCAATGATAGAACAACCTGGATAGAACTTCCCGAATACTCCATTACCAAGGCATGGATTGAAAATGGCGAAGTCATTTTCAGAACGCACGATTTACTGGTTTAGAGAGTTCTTGCAGGTTTTTAAGGAGGAACAGAATGTTGGTTTTCTTACTGAGAACAGTATCCCTGGTGTTGCTTTTAGTTCGAGTGGCATTATTCGCCGCTATTCTGTTATTTCTGATTCCCTATCTGAAACAATGGAAACCTGAATGGGCGAACAATCAATATGTGACCACGCTTGAAAAAATTGAACAGCCGATTTCAAAACCGATTGATTCAGTCATTACCAAGTTAGTTCCTCCTAACAAGGAGCATGACCTGACCGGTTTGATTAAAATCATTGTATTTCTGATTATATTATCCAACATAAAATACCTGCACAAACGCATTAAACGCTACTCTTATTATCTCAAGCAGAAAAAAGATTTGCTTGCCTGGCGAAGCCAGAACAAAATTGCTCGAAATAGTAGTTTATATCTTGCATTGGAAGAAAAACTCGAGCAGATTAATAGTACTAAAAACAAAAGAGTTTCTAAGAAATTGTATCAGGAGTTCATGGCTCTTAAAAAGAAACTGGAAGCAATGTCGAGGTATTTTGCGTTTCTGTCCATCGATGTGGTGAATTCTACCGGCATGAAAACGAAAGAAGATCGCTCCCTTATTCAACTCGATTTTTTACGATTTAAGAAAATGGTGCAGAAGAATCTCGATGAAAATGGCTGTGTGAAATCTGCCTGGACCCCTGATGGCGTTATGGCGTGTTTTAACACGGTGGATAATGCAGTGAATGCTGCGCAAGCTTCTATAATTCAATTAGAGCACTTTAATGCAAAGGTTAAGCAAATTTCCAGGGATTTCGCGGTTCGTTGCGGGATTCATGCCGGTGTGATTTATTATGATGAGCGTTTGCCCCTGGAGGAGATAACCGATCAGGTTATTGACATAGCAGGCCACATGCAAAAGCATGCTGAGCCGGGTACCATTGCTATCTCAAAGACCTCAATAAAACCATCCGAGGACACCAGCGGTTTTGTGAGCAATGGGAAAACAGTCGATGATTATGAAGTGTATCAATGGAGTGCGAAAAGGGGGCAATCGACAAGCGCCTTCGCTGCAAATGGAGCTGACATCCCTCCATAAAGTAATAGTTGGACTAACAGGTAGGCAAATATGTCGCTAAAGATGACTTTTCTGGGAACAGGCTCTGCA from Legionella quinlivanii encodes:
- a CDS encoding class II glutamine amidotransferase codes for the protein MCRVLIYLGQQETPIYDLLYGPDNSLAHQSYAPQLMHHIQNLAGLGFCAWSSNSYNDSEPFYYKTTQLPFFDKNLHRLSKKISASCFLGHVRGVAYSTEETVSEQNVHPFKLDNTQLALAHNGTLEHISIMKQVLTQRIKPDVFSQIRGTTDSEWIYALFLSQLRDYTADVSLDEAWESLIETLRILREVRQLCKIELASPVNLFVTNGKYLIVTRFVYDFGRNTRQVQKAFLEYHSLWVTFGEQYGVYDGVYKMHGFNKRNNILFASEPLTNDRTTWIELPEYSITKAWIENGEVIFRTHDLLV
- a CDS encoding adenylate/guanylate cyclase domain-containing protein, yielding MLVFLLRTVSLVLLLVRVALFAAILLFLIPYLKQWKPEWANNQYVTTLEKIEQPISKPIDSVITKLVPPNKEHDLTGLIKIIVFLIILSNIKYLHKRIKRYSYYLKQKKDLLAWRSQNKIARNSSLYLALEEKLEQINSTKNKRVSKKLYQEFMALKKKLEAMSRYFAFLSIDVVNSTGMKTKEDRSLIQLDFLRFKKMVQKNLDENGCVKSAWTPDGVMACFNTVDNAVNAAQASIIQLEHFNAKVKQISRDFAVRCGIHAGVIYYDERLPLEEITDQVIDIAGHMQKHAEPGTIAISKTSIKPSEDTSGFVSNGKTVDDYEVYQWSAKRGQSTSAFAANGADIPP